A genomic window from Pecten maximus chromosome 6, xPecMax1.1, whole genome shotgun sequence includes:
- the LOC117330216 gene encoding postacrosomal sheath WW domain-binding protein-like, whose protein sequence is MGRDPLGMGRDPLGMGRDLLDMASDPLGMASDPLGMGRDPLGMGRDPLDMASDPLGMGRDPLYMGRDPLGMASDPLGMGRDPLGIGRDPLGMGRDPLGMGRDPLGIGRDPLGMGRDPLGIGRDPLDMGREPLDMGRDPLDMGRDP, encoded by the coding sequence ATGGGACGTGATCCATTAGGTATGGGACGTGATCCGTTAGGTATGGGACGTGATCTGTTAGATATGGCAAGTGATCCGTTAGGTATGGCAAGTGATCCGTTAGGTATGGGACGTGATCCGTTAGGTATGGGACGTGATCCGTTAGATATGGCAAGTGATCCGTTAGGTATGGGACGTGATCCGTTATATATGGGACGTGATCCGTTAGGTATGGCAAGTGATCCGTTAGGTATGGGACGCGATCCGTTAGGTATTGGACGTGATCCGTTAGGTATGGGACGTGATCCATTAGGTATGGGACGCGATCCGTTAGGTATAGGACGTGATCCGTTAGGTATGGGACGTGATCCGTTAGGTATAGGACGTGATCCGTTAGATATGGGACGTGAACCGTTAGATATGGGACGTGATCCGTTAGATATGGGACGTGATCCGTAA